The proteins below are encoded in one region of Saccopteryx leptura isolate mSacLep1 chromosome 1, mSacLep1_pri_phased_curated, whole genome shotgun sequence:
- the LOC136388208 gene encoding uncharacterized protein, with protein MRILTLLKPLVPKQKLPVLLHGRGERWEGRGEAPPPPKEAIPEAWGAAKTGLRSSSIVIGVPATSLKVRAGTSPGSWTSSGLGLPARAAGRAGGAGSAVFSPQTTISPNPAPQPSPTAASLQGLGFLSPFRDRTVMPGVQEQTCLASLREGCGGDRGCKTEKLDAKQTGSPRLDEPPRSQPRSNTSESPPLPTARCEAPASPPIPSGGERVRAEPSRNLLFIEQSRAPGAANPEAAAAAAAAQGAGRVSPRLPPLPRAPRSQLALRPAARAPEKLSPARLPLRLLTRPLAQLLLSPPPHSPYSPSSSSSSSSSSSSSSSSSSSSSSPSSFARS; from the exons ATGCGTATCCTCACTCTTCTAAAACCTCTTGTCCCCAAACAGAAACTGCCGGTCCTTCTCCACGGGAGGGGGGAGCGGTGGGAAGGGCGAGgggaagcacccccccccccaaaggaggCGATTCCAGAGGCGTGGGGAGCGGCAAAAACAGGTCTGAGGAGCTCCAGCATCGTCATTGGAGTCCCAGCTACCAGCCTGAAAGTCCGCGCAGGAACCAGCCCTGGCTCCTGGACCTCCTCGGGGCTGGGCCTTCCCGCCAGAGCTGCCGGGAGAGCTGGTGGAGCTGGCAGCGCAGTTTTCAGTCCCCAAACAACGATCTCCCCCAACCCGGCCCCCCAACCGTCCCCCACCGCGGCCTCACTCCAAGGCCTTGGATTTCTAAGCCCTTTCCGAGATAGGACAGTGATGCCTGGTGTCCAAGAGCAGACGTGCCTGGCTTCTCT GCGAGAGGGCTGCGGGGGCGATCGTGGCTGCAAGACTGAGAAACTTGATGCAAAACAGACAGGCTCCCCCCGCCTGGACGAGCCCCCGCGCTCGCAGCCCCGCTCCAACACCTCGGAATCGCCCCCGTTACCCACCGCCCGCTGCGAAGCCCCAGCCAGCCCTCCGATCCCAAGCG GCGGCGAGCGTGTGCGCGCGGAGCCGAGCCGTAACCTGCTATTTATAGAGCAGAGCCGGGCGCCCGGGGCTGCGAAcccggaggcggcggcggcggcggcggcggcgcaggGCGCGGGCCGCGTCTCCCCTAGGCTGCCGCCGCTCCCTCGGGCTCCGCGCTCCCAGCTCGCTCTCCGCCCCGCCGCACGCGCCCCAGAGAAGTTGTCACCAGCGCGGCTGCCTCTCCGGCTGCTCACACGCCCCCTGGCACAACTGCtactttctcccccaccccactctccctactccccttcctcctcctcttcctcctcctcctcctcctcttcctcctcctcctcctcctcctcctcctcctccccctcctcctttgcaCGTTCCTAG